Proteins encoded by one window of Pseudomonas tructae:
- a CDS encoding alpha/beta fold hydrolase, which translates to MMQPAAERTPAGTSYLATGQGQPVVLIHGVGLNKEMWGGQIVGLASNYQVIAYDMLGHGQSPRPAAGTGLPGYAAQLLELLEHLQVPQATIIGFSMGGLVARAFALHYPQRLAALVVLNSVFNRSAEQRAGVIARTAQAAEHGPDANAEAALARWFSREYQAANPAQIAAIRQTLASNDPQGYLTTYQLFATQDMYRADDLGSIQVPTLIATGEWDLGSTPDMSLQLARRIPGAQSVVLAEQRHMMPVESPRLVNQMLLDFLGHARTLSDSAKGIVA; encoded by the coding sequence ATGATGCAGCCTGCTGCTGAACGCACCCCGGCCGGCACCAGTTACCTGGCGACCGGCCAAGGCCAACCCGTGGTGTTGATCCACGGCGTGGGCCTGAACAAAGAAATGTGGGGCGGGCAGATCGTCGGCCTGGCCAGCAACTACCAAGTGATTGCCTACGACATGCTCGGCCATGGCCAGAGCCCGCGTCCGGCCGCAGGCACCGGCCTGCCCGGCTATGCCGCGCAATTACTCGAATTGCTCGAACACTTGCAAGTGCCCCAGGCAACCATCATCGGTTTTTCCATGGGCGGCCTGGTGGCCCGCGCCTTCGCCCTGCACTACCCGCAGCGCCTTGCCGCGCTGGTGGTGCTCAACAGCGTGTTCAACCGCAGCGCCGAACAGCGCGCCGGGGTCATTGCACGCACCGCTCAAGCCGCCGAGCACGGCCCCGACGCCAACGCCGAAGCGGCCCTGGCGCGCTGGTTCAGCCGCGAATACCAGGCGGCCAACCCGGCGCAGATCGCCGCTATTCGCCAGACCCTGGCCAGCAACGATCCGCAGGGTTACCTGACCACCTACCAGCTGTTCGCCACCCAGGACATGTACCGCGCCGACGACCTGGGCAGCATCCAGGTACCGACCCTGATCGCCACCGGCGAATGGGACCTGGGTTCGACCCCGGACATGAGCTTGCAACTGGCCCGGCGCATTCCCGGGGCCCAGAGCGTGGTGCTGGCCGAGCAACGGCATATGATGCCGGTAGAGTCGCCGCGCCTGGTCAACCAGATGCTCCTGGACTTTCTCGGGCACGCCCGAACCCTCTCCGATTCAGCCAAGGGGATCGTCGCATGA
- a CDS encoding AraC family transcriptional regulator translates to MHATLNHFAPCDLPTLLSSLQPIAPLLDTLNDVVFFIKDREARYAFVNQTLARRCGRKHCQDLLGLTAEHVFPARFGPLYTEQDRRVLSSGRELSDQLELHLYFGNQPIWCLTHKRALKDAAGNIVGLAGISRDLQLPQSNHPAFHKLAAVDGHIRTHFSRPISLAELTAIAGLSVAQLERQCKRIFQLTPRQMIHKARLEEASRLLQDLDLPITDIALRCGYTDHSAFSRQFRALTGLSPSQYRDSQR, encoded by the coding sequence ATGCACGCCACGCTCAACCACTTCGCGCCCTGCGATCTGCCGACCCTGCTCAGCAGCCTGCAACCCATCGCGCCGCTGCTCGACACGCTCAACGATGTGGTGTTCTTCATCAAGGACCGCGAGGCACGCTATGCCTTCGTCAACCAGACCCTGGCCCGGCGCTGCGGGCGCAAGCATTGCCAGGACCTGCTCGGGCTCACCGCCGAGCACGTCTTCCCCGCCCGCTTCGGCCCGCTCTATACCGAGCAGGACCGCCGCGTGCTCAGCAGCGGCCGGGAGCTGTCCGACCAGCTTGAACTGCACCTGTACTTCGGCAACCAGCCGATCTGGTGCCTGACCCACAAACGTGCGCTCAAGGATGCCGCCGGCAACATCGTCGGCCTCGCCGGTATCTCCCGCGACCTGCAACTGCCTCAGTCCAACCACCCGGCGTTTCACAAGCTGGCCGCAGTCGATGGGCATATCCGCACCCACTTCAGCCGCCCGATCAGCCTCGCCGAACTGACCGCCATCGCCGGGCTGTCGGTGGCGCAACTGGAGCGCCAGTGCAAGCGCATCTTCCAGCTCACGCCGCGGCAGATGATCCACAAGGCGCGGCTGGAAGAGGCTTCGCGCCTGCTGCAAGATCTCGACTTGCCGATTACCGACATTGCCCTGCGCTGCGGTTACACCGACCACAGTGCCTTCAGCCGGCAGTTTCGCGCCCTCACCGGGCTATCACCCAGCCAGTACCGCGACAGCCAGCGCTGA
- a CDS encoding GntR family transcriptional regulator, translating into MTVPRLNAPDLGNTPSTSEIITRHLRDAIIAGHFAEDEPIRQDDIARQFNVSKIPVREALKRLEAEGLVMFQRNRGAMVTRLSEAELAQMFEVRMLLEDKALRLAIPNMTDATFARAERICQEFVGENDVGRWAELNWELHACLYEPAQRPFLVNMIRSVNDKLERYLRLQMSLSAGKERADHEHRDILDACRAQDVERAVRLLDEHIAGVCKTLFEHLPPTK; encoded by the coding sequence GTGACCGTACCTCGCCTCAACGCCCCGGACCTGGGCAACACGCCTTCGACCTCGGAGATCATCACCCGTCACCTGCGCGATGCAATCATTGCCGGGCATTTCGCCGAAGACGAACCGATCCGCCAGGACGACATCGCCCGCCAGTTCAACGTCAGCAAGATCCCGGTGCGCGAAGCGCTCAAGCGCCTGGAGGCCGAAGGCCTGGTAATGTTCCAGCGCAATCGCGGGGCGATGGTCACGCGCCTGTCCGAAGCGGAGCTGGCGCAGATGTTCGAAGTGCGCATGTTGCTCGAGGACAAGGCCCTGCGCCTGGCCATCCCGAACATGACAGACGCGACCTTCGCCCGCGCCGAACGCATCTGCCAGGAGTTCGTCGGCGAGAACGACGTCGGCCGTTGGGCCGAGCTCAACTGGGAGTTGCATGCCTGCCTGTACGAACCTGCGCAGCGCCCGTTCCTGGTCAACATGATCCGCTCGGTGAACGACAAGCTGGAGCGCTACCTGCGCCTGCAGATGAGCCTGTCGGCCGGCAAGGAGCGCGCCGATCACGAACACCGCGACATCCTCGACGCCTGCCGGGCCCAGGATGTCGAGCGGGCGGTCCGGCTGCTTGATGAACACATTGCCGGCGTCTGCAAAACGCTCTTCGAGCATTTGCCTCCCACCAAATAA
- a CDS encoding NAD(P)/FAD-dependent oxidoreductase, translated as MNEHANLLIIGAGPAGLSAALAAAPRAERIVLLDDNPLPGGQIWRDGPQAKVPGQARRLREQVLACANVHWHSGTRVIANPAPNTLLLENAERGWQIHYDCVILCTGARELLLPFPGWTLPGVTGAGGLQALIKAGLPVRDQGIVIAGSGPLLLASAATAKNNGARVLRIAEQASSAAVASFAVQLPRWPDKLLQSISLFDRQYRSASHVLAALGRDRLEGVRLKQNGKVVEIACDRLACGFGLIPNIQLAQALGCAIERQAVAVDTWQATSQPCVYAAGECTGFGGSERALVEGAIAGHAAVGNRQAAQRLWRRRARWQGFAKALNTAFALDPALKSLATADTLVCRCEDVPYAALAGHSDWRQAKLASRCGMGACQGRICGAATAHLFGWQPSAPRPPFSPARIDTLLCLEHTRDA; from the coding sequence ATGAACGAACACGCCAACCTGCTGATCATTGGCGCCGGCCCCGCCGGGCTGAGCGCGGCCCTGGCCGCCGCGCCCAGGGCCGAACGCATCGTGCTGCTCGACGACAACCCACTGCCGGGCGGGCAGATCTGGCGCGACGGCCCCCAGGCCAAAGTGCCTGGCCAGGCGCGCCGGCTGCGCGAGCAGGTGCTCGCCTGCGCCAATGTGCACTGGCACAGCGGCACCCGGGTGATCGCCAACCCCGCTCCGAACACCCTGCTGCTGGAGAACGCCGAGCGCGGCTGGCAGATCCACTACGACTGCGTGATTCTCTGCACCGGCGCCCGCGAACTGCTGCTGCCCTTCCCCGGCTGGACGCTGCCTGGCGTGACCGGTGCCGGTGGCTTGCAGGCGCTGATCAAGGCCGGCCTGCCGGTGCGTGACCAAGGTATTGTCATCGCCGGCAGCGGCCCCTTGCTGCTGGCCAGTGCTGCCACTGCCAAAAACAATGGCGCCCGGGTACTGCGCATTGCCGAACAGGCCTCGTCTGCCGCCGTCGCCAGCTTCGCCGTACAGTTGCCGCGCTGGCCAGACAAGCTGCTGCAGTCGATCAGCCTGTTCGACCGCCAGTACCGTAGCGCCAGCCATGTACTGGCCGCCTTGGGCCGCGATCGGCTCGAAGGCGTGCGCCTGAAACAAAATGGCAAGGTGGTGGAAATCGCCTGCGATCGACTGGCCTGCGGCTTCGGCCTGATCCCCAACATCCAGCTCGCCCAGGCACTGGGCTGCGCCATAGAGCGACAGGCCGTTGCCGTCGATACCTGGCAGGCGACGTCGCAGCCTTGCGTTTACGCGGCAGGCGAATGCACCGGTTTCGGCGGCAGCGAGCGGGCCTTGGTTGAAGGTGCTATCGCAGGTCATGCTGCGGTCGGCAATCGCCAGGCGGCGCAGCGGCTGTGGCGCCGCCGCGCGCGCTGGCAGGGTTTTGCCAAGGCGCTGAACACGGCCTTCGCCCTGGACCCTGCGCTCAAGTCGCTGGCAACCGCCGACACCCTGGTGTGCCGCTGCGAAGACGTGCCCTATGCCGCCCTCGCCGGGCACAGCGACTGGCGCCAGGCCAAGCTGGCCAGCCGTTGCGGCATGGGTGCCTGCCAGGGCAGGATCTGCGGTGCGGCCACCGCGCACCTGTTCGGCTGGCAACCTTCGGCGCCGCGCCCGCCGTTCAGCCCGGCGCGGATCGACACCCTGCTGTGCCTGGAGCACACCCGCGACGCTTGA
- a CDS encoding 4-hydroxyproline epimerase, translating into MKRITVIDSHTGGEPTRLVIDGFPDLGNGSMAQRRRRLAEEHDQWRTACMLEPRGSDVLVGALLCQPLDASACAGVIFFNNSGYLGMCGHGTIGLVVSLAHLGRIGPGVHSIETPVGTVQATLHEDHSVSVRNVPAYRYRKDLALEVPGLGRVVGDVAWGGNWFFLVAEHGQRVAADNIEALTAYSYAVQQALEDQGIRGEDGGLIDHIELFAGDPDADSRNFVLCPGKAYDRSPCGTGTSAKLACLAADGKLQPGQTWRQASVIGSTFDGSFEADGERIIPTIRGRAHISAEATLILQEDDPFTWGIRP; encoded by the coding sequence ATGAAACGCATTACCGTGATCGACTCCCATACCGGCGGCGAACCGACTCGCCTGGTCATCGACGGCTTCCCCGACCTTGGCAACGGCAGCATGGCCCAGCGCCGCCGGCGCCTGGCCGAGGAACACGATCAATGGCGCACGGCGTGCATGCTCGAGCCACGCGGCAGCGATGTGCTGGTCGGTGCGCTGCTGTGCCAGCCGCTGGACGCAAGCGCCTGCGCCGGGGTGATCTTCTTCAACAACAGCGGTTATCTGGGCATGTGCGGCCACGGCACCATCGGCCTGGTGGTATCGCTGGCACACCTGGGCCGGATCGGACCGGGCGTGCACAGCATCGAAACCCCGGTCGGCACCGTTCAAGCGACCCTGCATGAAGACCACTCGGTCAGCGTGCGCAATGTGCCGGCCTACCGCTACCGCAAGGACCTGGCACTGGAGGTGCCGGGCCTTGGCCGGGTGGTCGGCGATGTGGCCTGGGGCGGCAACTGGTTCTTCCTGGTTGCCGAGCACGGCCAGCGGGTCGCCGCTGACAACATCGAGGCACTGACGGCCTACAGCTATGCCGTGCAACAGGCGTTGGAGGACCAAGGCATCCGTGGCGAGGACGGCGGCCTGATCGACCATATCGAATTGTTCGCAGGTGACCCCGACGCCGACAGCCGCAATTTCGTGCTCTGCCCCGGCAAGGCCTACGACCGCTCGCCCTGCGGCACCGGCACCAGCGCCAAGCTCGCCTGCCTTGCCGCCGACGGCAAACTGCAGCCAGGGCAGACCTGGCGCCAGGCCAGCGTCATCGGCAGTACCTTCGACGGCTCGTTCGAGGCCGACGGCGAGCGGATCATCCCGACCATTCGCGGCCGCGCTCACATCAGCGCCGAGGCCACGCTGATTCTGCAAGAAGACGACCCGTTCACCTGGGGCATTCGCCCGTGA
- a CDS encoding GntR family transcriptional regulator, translating into MKRQPLDDSFKVNRNPVTLREIVLDKLRGAIMSFQLLPGDRLVERDLCERLGVSRTSVREALRHLESEGLVEFADAKGPRVAIITLEDARDIYELRCVLEGLIVQLFTLNAKAKDIRALEKALEVNRKSLEEGELQQVIDSVQGFYDVLLEGSGNHVAATQLRQLQARISYLRATSVSQENRRGASNQEMEKIVAAIKSGDPLAAHQASVDHVRAAAKVALDYLRLKQNDNSKVRDIAAPIALKEPRIGR; encoded by the coding sequence ATGAAACGCCAGCCTCTCGACGACAGCTTCAAGGTCAACCGCAACCCCGTCACCCTGCGTGAAATCGTCCTCGACAAACTGCGCGGGGCGATCATGAGCTTCCAGCTGTTGCCCGGTGATCGCCTGGTCGAGCGCGACCTCTGCGAGCGTCTTGGCGTCAGCCGCACTTCGGTGCGCGAAGCCCTGCGCCACCTGGAGTCCGAAGGCCTGGTGGAGTTCGCCGACGCCAAGGGTCCGCGGGTGGCCATCATCACCCTCGAAGATGCCCGCGACATCTACGAGCTGCGCTGCGTGCTCGAAGGCCTGATCGTCCAGCTGTTCACCTTGAACGCCAAGGCCAAGGACATCCGCGCCCTGGAAAAGGCCCTGGAAGTGAATCGCAAGTCCCTGGAAGAAGGCGAGCTGCAGCAGGTGATCGACTCGGTACAGGGCTTCTACGATGTGCTGCTCGAAGGCTCGGGCAACCATGTTGCCGCAACCCAATTGCGTCAGTTGCAAGCGCGCATCAGCTACCTGCGGGCTACCTCGGTTTCCCAGGAAAACCGCCGCGGCGCCAGCAACCAGGAAATGGAAAAAATCGTCGCGGCGATCAAGAGCGGCGACCCGCTGGCCGCCCACCAGGCCTCGGTCGATCACGTGCGCGCCGCTGCCAAGGTGGCACTGGACTACCTGCGCCTGAAACAGAACGACAACAGCAAGGTGCGCGACATTGCCGCGCCCATTGCCCTCAAAGAACCCCGCATAGGCCGCTGA
- a CDS encoding carboxymuconolactone decarboxylase family protein, translating into MHNDTYEKGLQIRTQVLGQDYVNRSIENADDFNRPLQELVTEYCWGHVWGRDGLSLKERSMINLAMISALNRPHELKLHIRGALRNGLSREQIREILLQVGIYCGVPAAVDSFRLAREAFAEADSEPTR; encoded by the coding sequence ATGCACAACGACACGTACGAAAAAGGCCTGCAGATCCGCACCCAGGTGCTGGGCCAGGACTACGTCAACAGATCGATCGAGAACGCCGACGACTTCAACCGCCCCCTGCAGGAACTGGTCACCGAATACTGCTGGGGGCATGTCTGGGGCCGCGACGGGTTGTCGCTCAAGGAACGCAGCATGATCAACCTGGCGATGATTTCCGCGCTCAACCGCCCACACGAACTCAAGCTGCATATACGCGGCGCCTTGCGTAACGGTCTGAGTCGTGAGCAAATACGCGAAATCCTGCTTCAAGTCGGTATCTATTGCGGTGTGCCCGCAGCCGTGGACAGTTTCCGGCTGGCCCGCGAAGCCTTCGCCGAGGCCGACTCGGAGCCCACTCGATAA
- a CDS encoding aldehyde dehydrogenase, whose product MTLVPFQMCIDGQWRDALSGKTFDSLDPSTAQAWAQLPDADEADVELAVQAAQRAFESTAWRGITATARGKLLRRLGDLISDNKERLAQLESRDNGKLIRETRGQVGYLPEFFHYTAGLADKLEGGTLPLDKPELFAYTVHEPIGVVAAIIPWNSPLYLTAIKLAPALAAGNTIVIKPSEHASATILELARLALEAGFPAGVVNVVTGFGPSTGAALTRHPLVRKIAFTGGAATARHVVRSSAENFAKLSLELGGKSPNIIFADADLDSAINGAVAGIYAASGQSCVAGSRLLVQDEIFDEFVERLIERAKRIKIGNPQDESSEMGPMATAQQLAVVESLVAAAKAEGATLRLGGQRAEVEGDGWYYQPTLFECDSHSLKIMQEEVFGPVAAVIRFKTEAQALVMANDSQFGLAAGIWTRDLGRAHRLARDVRSGIIWVNTYRAVSAMAPIGGFKNSGYGRESGIDSVLAYTELKTVWINLSTAPMPDPFVMR is encoded by the coding sequence ATGACACTTGTACCCTTCCAGATGTGCATCGATGGCCAATGGCGCGATGCCTTGAGCGGCAAGACCTTCGACAGCCTCGACCCGTCCACCGCGCAGGCCTGGGCGCAACTGCCCGATGCTGATGAAGCCGATGTCGAACTTGCCGTGCAGGCCGCGCAACGCGCTTTCGAAAGCACCGCCTGGCGCGGCATCACTGCCACTGCCCGTGGCAAGCTGCTGCGCCGCCTCGGCGACCTGATCAGCGACAACAAGGAACGTCTGGCCCAGCTGGAGAGCCGCGACAACGGCAAGCTGATCCGCGAGACCCGCGGCCAGGTCGGTTATCTGCCGGAGTTCTTCCACTACACCGCAGGCCTTGCCGACAAGCTCGAAGGCGGCACCCTGCCGCTGGACAAGCCCGAGCTGTTTGCCTACACCGTGCACGAACCGATCGGCGTGGTGGCAGCGATCATCCCCTGGAACAGCCCGCTGTACCTGACCGCGATCAAGCTGGCGCCCGCGCTTGCGGCCGGCAACACCATCGTCATCAAGCCGTCCGAGCATGCTTCGGCGACCATCCTTGAGCTGGCCCGCCTGGCCCTTGAAGCCGGCTTCCCGGCCGGGGTGGTCAATGTCGTCACAGGTTTTGGCCCAAGCACCGGCGCCGCCCTGACCCGCCACCCGCTGGTGCGCAAGATCGCCTTTACCGGCGGCGCCGCCACGGCCCGCCATGTGGTGCGCAGCAGCGCGGAGAACTTCGCCAAGCTGTCGCTGGAGCTGGGCGGCAAGTCGCCGAACATCATCTTCGCCGACGCCGACCTGGACAGCGCCATCAATGGCGCGGTGGCCGGCATCTACGCCGCCTCCGGGCAGAGCTGCGTGGCCGGCTCGCGGCTGCTGGTGCAAGACGAGATCTTCGATGAGTTCGTCGAGCGCCTGATCGAACGGGCCAAGCGGATCAAGATCGGCAACCCGCAAGATGAAAGCAGCGAAATGGGCCCGATGGCCACCGCCCAGCAACTGGCGGTGGTCGAAAGCCTGGTGGCGGCGGCCAAGGCCGAGGGCGCGACCCTGCGCCTGGGCGGCCAGCGCGCCGAGGTCGAAGGCGATGGCTGGTACTACCAGCCGACCCTGTTCGAATGTGACAGCCACTCGCTGAAAATCATGCAGGAGGAAGTCTTTGGGCCGGTGGCGGCAGTGATCCGCTTCAAGACCGAAGCCCAGGCGCTGGTCATGGCCAACGACTCGCAGTTTGGTCTGGCCGCCGGCATCTGGACCCGCGACCTGGGCCGCGCCCATCGCCTGGCCCGGGATGTGCGCTCGGGGATCATCTGGGTCAACACCTACCGCGCGGTGTCGGCCATGGCGCCGATCGGCGGCTTCAAGAACAGCGGCTATGGCCGTGAAAGCGGCATCGATTCGGTGCTGGCCTATACCGAGCTGAAAACGGTGTGGATCAACCTCTCCACCGCCCCCATGCCCGACCCCTTTGTCATGCGTTAG
- a CDS encoding NAD(P)/FAD-dependent oxidoreductase, producing the protein MSGTAVADVIVIGAGIIGAACAQALAARGLRVLVLDAGLHGATAAGMGHLLVLDDNPAELALSQYSLQRWRELAPRLPEACAYRSNGTLWLAANAEEMAVAEHKFNVLQAHGVDCQLIAGRAMRRREPALREGLEGGLLINGDGILYAPATAGWMLETAGIDQRRARVSAVEGNRVRLDSGQWLSAEAVVLANGIQAVDLCPELPIEPKKGHLLITDRYPGTVTHTLVELGYVTSAHNASGPSTACNIQPRPTGQLFIGASRQFGTTDPAVEGWMLARMLKRATEYMPDLANLNGIRAWTGFRAASPDGLPLVGRHPHQDGLWLAVGHEGLGVTTAPATADLLSAQLFDQAPPLAASPYLPDRFLGALAHA; encoded by the coding sequence GTGAGCGGCACCGCCGTGGCCGATGTGATCGTGATCGGCGCCGGCATCATCGGCGCAGCCTGCGCGCAGGCGCTGGCCGCCCGTGGCCTGCGCGTACTGGTGCTCGATGCCGGGCTGCATGGCGCCACCGCCGCCGGCATGGGCCATTTGCTGGTGCTCGACGACAATCCTGCGGAGCTGGCACTGAGCCAATACTCACTGCAACGCTGGCGCGAACTGGCCCCGCGACTGCCAGAGGCCTGCGCCTACCGCAGTAACGGTACCTTGTGGCTTGCGGCCAACGCCGAAGAAATGGCCGTGGCCGAGCACAAATTCAACGTCCTGCAAGCCCATGGCGTCGACTGCCAGCTTATTGCCGGACGCGCCATGCGCCGGCGCGAACCGGCGTTGCGCGAGGGGCTCGAAGGCGGTCTGCTGATCAACGGCGACGGCATCCTCTATGCCCCGGCCACTGCCGGCTGGATGCTGGAAACAGCAGGGATCGATCAGCGTCGAGCGCGGGTCAGCGCAGTAGAGGGCAATCGCGTGCGCCTGGACAGCGGCCAGTGGCTGAGCGCCGAGGCGGTGGTGCTGGCCAACGGTATCCAGGCCGTTGACCTGTGCCCGGAGCTGCCCATCGAGCCGAAGAAAGGCCACCTGCTGATCACCGATCGCTACCCCGGCACCGTCACCCATACCCTGGTGGAGCTGGGCTACGTGACCAGCGCGCATAACGCCAGCGGCCCATCGACCGCGTGCAATATCCAGCCGCGCCCGACCGGCCAGCTGTTCATCGGCGCTTCACGCCAGTTCGGCACCACCGACCCGGCCGTGGAAGGCTGGATGCTTGCGCGCATGCTCAAGCGCGCGACCGAGTACATGCCGGACCTGGCCAACCTCAACGGCATCCGCGCCTGGACCGGCTTTCGTGCCGCCAGCCCCGATGGCCTGCCGCTGGTGGGCCGTCATCCGCACCAGGACGGCCTGTGGCTGGCGGTCGGCCACGAAGGCCTGGGGGTCACCACCGCCCCGGCCACCGCCGACCTGCTGAGCGCGCAACTGTTCGACCAGGCACCGCCGCTGGCGGCCAGCCCCTACCTGCCTGATCGCTTCCTTGGAGCACTCGCCCATGCCTGA
- a CDS encoding flavin reductase family protein: MIEPGIYKDVMGSFPSGVTVVTTLDADGGIVGITASAFSALSIDPALVLFCPNYASDTYPVLRDSKQFAIHLLAAGQTAEAYAFAGKGKDKAKGIDWHLSALGNPLLGNATAIIECELWREYDGGDHAIIVGAVKHLILPEQPATPMIYHKGKLGALPPLA; the protein is encoded by the coding sequence ATGATTGAACCTGGCATTTACAAAGACGTGATGGGCTCGTTTCCGTCCGGCGTCACCGTGGTCACCACCCTGGACGCCGACGGCGGCATCGTCGGCATCACCGCCAGCGCCTTCAGTGCGCTGTCGATCGATCCGGCGCTGGTGCTGTTCTGCCCCAACTACGCCTCCGACACCTACCCGGTGCTGCGTGACAGCAAGCAGTTCGCCATCCACCTGCTGGCCGCCGGGCAAACCGCCGAAGCCTATGCCTTCGCCGGCAAGGGCAAAGACAAGGCCAAGGGCATCGACTGGCACCTGAGCGCGCTGGGCAACCCGCTGCTGGGCAACGCCACGGCGATCATCGAGTGCGAGCTGTGGCGCGAGTACGACGGCGGCGACCACGCCATTATCGTCGGCGCGGTCAAACACCTGATCCTGCCCGAGCAACCGGCCACGCCGATGATCTATCACAAAGGCAAGCTCGGCGCCCTGCCGCCACTGGCCTGA
- a CDS encoding (2Fe-2S)-binding protein codes for MPELTLDGRPLHVAAGTSVAAALALGGDGCSRTSVSGQRRTPLCGMGICQECRVSIDGRRRLACQTLCRDGMQVQTRP; via the coding sequence ATGCCTGAGCTGACCCTCGATGGCCGCCCGTTGCACGTGGCTGCCGGCACCAGCGTCGCCGCCGCCCTCGCCCTGGGTGGCGATGGCTGCTCGCGCACCTCGGTCAGCGGCCAGCGCCGCACGCCGTTGTGCGGCATGGGTATTTGCCAGGAGTGCCGGGTGAGCATCGACGGCCGTCGGCGCCTGGCCTGCCAGACCCTGTGCCGCGATGGCATGCAGGTGCAGACCCGGCCATGA
- a CDS encoding ABC transporter substrate-binding protein, protein MKNRTFAVALSAVLSTTCIANAQADKLDDIIGSGKLRCAVTLDFPPMGFRDAANKPAGFDVDYCSDLAKVLGVEPEVVETPFPDRIPALVSGRADVIVASTSDTLERAKTVGLTVPYFAFQMVVLTRDNTGINSFDDLKGKALGNTSGTYEAIALEKDVKNWGSGTFRAYQSQNDTLLAVAQGHIDATVVTNTVAAATLKSGKYKNLKVAGNAPYVIDYVSLGAKRNEYGLLRYLDLFVNQQVRTGRYNELFTKWVGTEIAPTDLTVPKVYY, encoded by the coding sequence ATGAAAAACCGCACATTTGCCGTAGCCCTCAGCGCTGTTCTCAGTACCACCTGCATTGCCAACGCCCAGGCCGACAAGCTCGACGACATCATCGGTTCAGGCAAGCTGCGTTGCGCCGTGACCCTGGACTTCCCACCCATGGGCTTTCGCGATGCCGCCAACAAACCCGCAGGCTTCGACGTCGATTACTGCAGCGACCTGGCGAAGGTGCTGGGGGTCGAGCCCGAAGTGGTCGAAACGCCCTTCCCCGACCGCATCCCGGCGCTGGTCTCAGGCCGCGCCGACGTGATCGTGGCGTCTACCTCCGACACCCTTGAGCGGGCCAAGACCGTCGGCCTGACCGTGCCCTACTTCGCCTTCCAGATGGTAGTGCTGACCCGCGACAACACCGGCATCAACAGTTTCGACGACCTCAAGGGCAAAGCCCTGGGCAACACCAGCGGCACCTATGAAGCCATTGCCCTGGAAAAAGATGTAAAAAACTGGGGCAGCGGCACCTTCCGCGCCTACCAGTCGCAGAACGACACCCTGCTGGCGGTCGCCCAGGGGCACATCGACGCCACCGTGGTCACCAACACCGTCGCCGCAGCCACCCTCAAATCCGGCAAGTACAAGAACCTCAAGGTCGCCGGCAATGCCCCCTACGTGATCGACTACGTATCGCTGGGCGCCAAGCGCAACGAGTATGGCCTGTTGCGCTACCTGGACCTGTTCGTCAACCAGCAGGTGCGCACCGGACGCTACAACGAACTGTTCACCAAGTGGGTGGGCACTGAAATCGCCCCGACCGACCTGACCGTGCCAAAGGTCTACTACTGA
- a CDS encoding NUDIX hydrolase: MPAVPRYCPHCTAQLHQGRPSGDTHERLLCSACGYIHYVNPKIIAGCIIEQDGKYLLCQRAIPPRPGTWTLPAGFMESGETTEQAALRELWEESGVRGEILSPYSIFSVPSISEVYIIFRTSALEITGQYGPETLDYRFFAPEDIPWEEIYYPAIRQILERYIEERQAGVYGIYMGNDDTGKVHFIR, from the coding sequence ATGCCCGCCGTCCCGCGTTACTGCCCGCATTGCACTGCCCAACTGCACCAGGGACGGCCCAGCGGCGACACTCATGAGCGCCTGCTGTGCAGCGCTTGCGGCTACATCCACTATGTGAACCCGAAGATCATCGCCGGCTGCATCATCGAGCAGGACGGCAAGTACCTGCTGTGCCAACGGGCGATCCCGCCACGCCCGGGTACCTGGACGTTGCCGGCGGGCTTCATGGAAAGCGGCGAGACGACCGAGCAGGCGGCGCTGCGCGAGCTGTGGGAAGAAAGCGGCGTACGCGGCGAGATCCTTTCACCCTACTCGATCTTCAGCGTGCCGAGCATCAGCGAGGTGTACATCATCTTTCGCACCAGCGCCCTGGAGATCACCGGCCAGTACGGGCCGGAAACCCTCGACTACCGCTTCTTCGCCCCCGAGGACATCCCTTGGGAGGAGATCTACTACCCGGCAATCCGGCAGATTCTCGAGCGCTACATCGAGGAACGACAAGCCGGGGTGTACGGGATCTACATGGGCAACGACGACACCGGCAAGGTGCATTTCATCCGTTAA